In Desulfovibrio sp. Fe33, the genomic window GCGCGGTCAGACAGGGGGTGAACAGGTCCCAGGCCTGGTCCTTCGGTCCCAGGACGCATCGCTCGATTCCCTGCCGGTCGGCGACGTCGCAGTAGCCGCAGGCCAGGCAGGGAATGACCTCGTGGTTGCGTACATAGTAGACATCGGCCTCGCCCCCGGCCCGGCGCACGCCTTCGGCCAGAAGTTCGGCGGCCCTGTCGGAGTTCCCTCCTCGGCGGTGGGAGCAGGCGAAGACGGCGGCTCGGGGCATTTACGGCTCCTTGTCGTATACCGGGTTCTTTCTGGTCATGACCGCCCTGGCGTGGTCCTCGAATTCTTCGATCTCGAAGGCCCAGTCCGGGAAGACATGTTCCTCGTGGCGGACCTGGGAGACTCCCCTGAGGGATATCAGGGCTTCAATCCTGTCGGTCCGGGCAAAACGGAGGTACCAACCTACCTCCAGTCCCACCCCTCAACACTTGTCGCGGATGTCGATGCGTACGGGTTCGCTCATCGCTAGAATCCCCCGAAGAACGGGTTGTGGTTGCGCTCGTCCCCGACCGAGGTTTCCGGTCCGTGGCCGGACAGCAGCCGGGTCTCGGGCGGCATGGTGAATATGTGTTCGTTGACAGACCGCTTGAGCGCTTCGATGTCCCCGCCCGGGAAGTCGGTGCGGCCTATGGAGCGGTAGAAGATGAGGTCGCCCACGAAGGCGGCACCGGCGTCCGGGAAGTGGAATGTCAGGCTGCCCGGCGAATGCCCGGGCGTATGGAGGACGCGGCAGGCCGCTCCGGCGAAGACGGTTTCGCCCTGTTCGAGGTTTTGCCATTTGTAGGGAGCGATGGACGGCAGGCCCATGTCTCCGCCCGCGCCCAGCCAGTTGTCCAGAAGGTAGCCGTCCGCGTCGTTGGCCATGACGGGCGCGCCCGTGGCGTCGGAAAGAGCCTTGTTGCCCGCGGTGTGGTCGAAGTGCAGGTGCGTGTTCAGGATGACGGTCAGGGTCAGCCCCTCGTTTTCAAGGTGCCTGAGTACGGGCCCGGGATCGCCGCCGGGGTCCACGACCAGGGCTTCCTTGCCGTTGGCCAGCACGTAGCAGTTGGTTTGCAGGGGGCCCAGGGGGAAGGTGGCTATATTCATTAAAAGTCCTCCAGCATCAGTTCGGAGAGAGGTTTGCGGGTGGATTCGCCCTTCTGGTCGGGGCGTCCCAGGGCGATGACGGCCTGGAGTTCG contains:
- a CDS encoding MBL fold metallo-hydrolase — its product is MNIATFPLGPLQTNCYVLANGKEALVVDPGGDPGPVLRHLENEGLTLTVILNTHLHFDHTAGNKALSDATGAPVMANDADGYLLDNWLGAGGDMGLPSIAPYKWQNLEQGETVFAGAACRVLHTPGHSPGSLTFHFPDAGAAFVGDLIFYRSIGRTDFPGGDIEALKRSVNEHIFTMPPETRLLSGHGPETSVGDERNHNPFFGGF